A region of Geobacillus sp. 46C-IIa DNA encodes the following proteins:
- the spoIIR gene encoding stage II sporulation protein R — MMRMKGNSIAVCLYIILLTTGVLVQLYGQQADAGANAAVAVPDEAIRLRILANSDAAADQELKRKVRDAVNAQINSWVAELTSFEEAKRVIRSRLPDIEQTVARVLRDEQSDQSYKVEFGPVRFPTKVYGNYVYPAGTYDAVLITLGDGKGANWWCVLFPPLCFLDFSNGDAVMMRAEERPANEASKPAPAEADQPAKGKRSEKEAVQPDEQEGGSTTAAEDTISAEADRVSKDVDDVGIRVGGVDNEVDGASAAANDIGEDENAAGEQGQMESGNASPVVIAEPEQRIEVKFFFKEWLAHLIP, encoded by the coding sequence ATGATGAGAATGAAGGGAAATTCCATCGCTGTATGTTTATATATCATTCTATTAACAACAGGCGTCCTCGTTCAGCTGTACGGCCAGCAGGCCGATGCTGGGGCCAACGCCGCGGTCGCGGTTCCCGACGAGGCGATTCGCTTGCGCATTTTAGCGAACAGCGATGCGGCCGCTGACCAAGAATTGAAGCGAAAGGTGCGCGATGCGGTGAACGCGCAAATCAACAGCTGGGTCGCTGAACTGACGTCGTTCGAAGAAGCGAAGCGCGTCATCCGCTCCCGCTTGCCGGACATTGAACAGACAGTCGCTCGCGTGCTTCGTGATGAGCAAAGCGACCAGTCGTACAAGGTGGAGTTTGGCCCGGTTCGCTTTCCGACGAAAGTGTACGGCAACTACGTCTATCCGGCCGGCACGTACGATGCGGTCCTCATTACGCTCGGGGACGGGAAAGGGGCAAATTGGTGGTGTGTCTTGTTCCCGCCGCTTTGTTTTCTCGATTTTTCCAACGGTGACGCTGTGATGATGAGAGCGGAAGAAAGGCCGGCAAACGAGGCAAGTAAGCCTGCACCGGCCGAGGCCGACCAGCCCGCTAAGGGAAAGCGGAGTGAAAAGGAGGCGGTGCAGCCGGATGAACAAGAAGGCGGGAGCACCACAGCGGCCGAGGACACGATAAGCGCTGAGGCGGATCGTGTGAGCAAAGATGTGGATGACGTGGGGATTCGTGTGGGCGGTGTGGACAATGAGGTGGACGGCGCGAGCGCCGCTGCGAATGACATCGGCGAGGACGAGAATGCCGCGGGCGAACAGGGGCAAATGGAGAGCGGGAACGCTTCTCCTGTCGTCATCGCTGAGCCGGAGCAACGGATCGAAGTGAAATTTTTCTTCAAAGAGTGGCTCGCCCATCTCATTCCATAA
- the prmC gene encoding peptide chain release factor N(5)-glutamine methyltransferase produces MRRNVHEVLAWASSFLRAHGKEERAAEWLLCHHLRTNRAGLFARWREPVEEAVYERFAADVRRHAIDHVPVQYLIGHEWFYGRPFLVNRHVLIPRPETEELVLGVLERVPRLLAGRERIDVVDVGTGSGAIAVTLALENRSLSVTATDISEEALTVARENARRLGASVSFLRGDLLRPLIEQGRMVDVVVSNPPYIPEADAALLSPVVKDYEPHTALFGGRDGLDFYRRFARELPLVLKETALAAFEIGAGQGEAVAALLAAAFPEARVEVAFDLNGKDRMVYMTRKN; encoded by the coding sequence ATGCGTCGTAACGTTCATGAAGTCCTCGCCTGGGCTTCTTCTTTTTTGCGCGCCCATGGGAAGGAGGAGCGGGCGGCCGAGTGGCTGTTGTGTCACCATTTGCGCACTAACCGGGCCGGGTTGTTCGCCCGTTGGCGCGAGCCCGTTGAGGAAGCGGTGTACGAACGGTTTGCGGCCGATGTGCGCCGCCATGCTATAGACCATGTGCCGGTTCAATATTTGATCGGCCATGAATGGTTTTACGGACGGCCGTTCCTTGTGAACCGCCATGTGCTCATCCCGCGCCCGGAAACGGAAGAGTTGGTGCTTGGCGTCCTTGAGCGCGTGCCGCGCCTATTGGCCGGAAGGGAGCGGATCGATGTCGTCGATGTCGGCACTGGCAGCGGGGCGATTGCCGTGACGCTGGCGCTTGAGAACCGCTCCCTCTCGGTGACCGCGACCGATATTTCCGAGGAAGCGCTCACCGTCGCCCGGGAAAACGCTCGCCGGCTTGGGGCAAGCGTTTCGTTTTTGCGCGGCGACTTATTGCGGCCGCTCATCGAACAAGGGCGGATGGTCGATGTTGTCGTCTCGAATCCGCCGTACATTCCCGAGGCCGATGCTGCTTTGCTCTCTCCGGTCGTGAAAGACTACGAACCGCACACCGCGCTCTTTGGCGGCCGCGACGGGCTTGATTTTTACCGCCGCTTTGCCCGCGAGCTGCCATTGGTGTTGAAAGAAACGGCGCTCGCGGCTTTTGAGATTGGCGCCGGACAAGGGGAAGCGGTCGCTGCGCTTTTAGCGGCAGCGTTTCCTGAGGCGCGGGTCGAAGTGGCCTTTGATTTGAACGGCAAGGACCGAATGGTCTATATGACAAGAAAAAATTAG